A segment of the Chlorogloeopsis sp. ULAP01 genome:
TCCGCAGAAATTGAGAATAAAGTAATGCAGACAGAACTGGCAACCTGCATTCAACAAGCTGATGTGGAACCTGGAACAGCAACCACAGAGCAAAATGATGTAGTTATCGAAGATGTTTCTCCTGCTACCGAACAGCCTCAGGAAGATGTGGCTGAAGCAACGAACAAAAGCGCGGGAATTCAGCTAACCGAAGAATATCTCTCTCAAATCGACGATCAATTTCCCATTAATGTTGATTTGGAAAATAAACTATTTGAGATTGGTATTCCTGCCATACAAATATTACAACCTCTTAATGCTGAACTTGATAAGTTTGCAGCCGAACATCAGAAAAACACAGATTTACAGCGTATCAAACTAAATTTAGAAGCCTTTCTCAGGGAGGGTGGTTTTTTAATCAATGGCAAAGCTCATGGAAAGTTCAGAGAAACTTTTATTGTTAATCCGATCACTCGTAAAAAGCATCATACTCCCTGGATGTCGATTGCTGCTGTAGGGATAGCAGAACTCGATGCAACCGTAATTGATGAAACAATCAATGTTAACCTCACCAAATTGAAAGTTTCTGGTGATTCGGGCAAGTGGTACAAAGAATTAGTGAAATATGCTTTTGAATATCTTTTTAAAACTAAACTTGTAGCCAAAATTAACGACACTTTATCTAAAATTGATGGTGCAAAAGTACAGCAACTTTTCTTTCAGTTAAAAGGAAATGAAAAAGTACGAGCAAAAACTCAAAAGTTGGGTTTGACTCCAGAGAAACTAGATGAATTGTTGGAACTTGTCGAGGTAAACGCTAGAATCTCTCCCGATTATTTGTGGCTATATGTTCAGCTTTGAAAGCAACGTTGTGTTGGAGACAATCTCTTTATACAGTTAATTGTGTCTACTTACTAAATACCAACTAAACCCAAATTCTAAAAAGGCAATCTAAACCAACGAATCATCGCATCGGATAGGCGATCGCTCCAATTAGGAGTGGGGCAAGGTTGGCTTTGACATTCTTTTACGACTTGACGACCAACAGGTGTGAGGCGGAAACTATCTGTAATTCCCTGTCCGTCAACTTCGCGTCGTAATACACCCACTTGGATTAACCATACCAAATTGTTTTCTGCTGCTAATTCTGATAAAGGACGTTTGGTGTAACCATTGCGGACACCCGAATTACCTATAATTTCCTTTAAAGCCACCCTCTCGGAAACCATAGCTGCAAATAAATTAAGATTGAAGGGAGAACACAGCAGCGATCGCTTGGCTCGTTCTATAGTGTTACGTGGGTATATGAGAGTTTCCTGGCTTTGGGAATCAACAGCTGGCATTTTTATTTCCTGAGAATATTTTGGTTGATTAATTAAAAGACAAAGATATCTGTTTTAACTTGTAGCTGACAGCTACATACTGATGCTGAGTAATAACTTTTTTGAGCTATTCATTTAATTATTGTAAATTATTGTAAAATTTCAAATGCATCAAATTTTTCACACAGGAAAGGTAAATTATGCCTCTAGCAGTTGGAACAGATGCGCCTGCATTTACCGCCAAAGACACTAACGGCAACACCGTTTCATTGTCTGATTTCAAAGGCAAAACAGTGGTTTTGTATTTTTATCCCAAAGATGACACTCCAGGCTGTACTAAACAGGCTTGTAGCTTCCGTGATGCCACTGAAGAATATAAAAGTAAAGATATTGTGGTGTTAGGAGTAAGTGCAGATGATGAAGCCTCTCATCAGGCATTTACTCAAAAATATAATCTCAATTTCCCCCTGCTAGCTGATACCGATAAGACTTTAATCAAAGCTTACGATGTCGATGGCGGTGGCTATGCCAAGCGCGTTACCTACGTAATTGATGGTAACGGCAAAATTACCCACGTTGACTCCAATGTCAACACTCCCACCCACGCCAGCGATGTTCTAGCAGCAGTCGGATTGTAAAAAGCTTTGAGCGGTTGTTAGTTAATTTTCTACAGGCGCGAGCAATCGTGTTTTAAGATTTACAATGTAGGGGCAACTCTTGTGGTTGCCCCATACCCCATGTCTATGATTGCAATCGATTCATTGACTCTGTTGGGGTGTAGTCGTTGGCAGCGTAATTACTGGCGAGCTTGTACTTGGTTGTGTCTGCTGTTGCCCTTGCTGCTGTTGTAAGCGTAGTTTTTGCCTTTCTTTAAAATCTCTGGCAACATCGTTAATGTCTGAGTTCTGTTCAGTAGAATCCCAACTACGCCCTCTAAGATTAGCGCAATGAATTAAGTTGAATACATTAAAAGAACTGTCTTGACTATTACCAGAACAGAAATCGTTATTCTGTGAATCGTAAGTTGTTTGGTCGTACTGATTATTAAGTTGAGCTAAACTAGGTTGCGGCATAAGCAAAGAGGCAAAGCTTAAACTTGCAAAAGTAGCGACAGTAAGCCGATTTAATGGTAAACAAAAGATTTTCATGCAGATTTCCCTCTCGTGTTCCTCCAAGTATAACGATGCTTCTATTTTATGAGAGAGTTTGTCGTAGTCGGGGTTGGATAATTAGCAAAGCAAAAACAGCAAACCCCAGTAAGACGAGAATTGTACTGCCAAAAGTAACATCACCCCAAAAAGCGTGCATGACTACACTATTTAATCCCCAATCTTTGTGGAGATAGAGATAGCGAATTGGTTCAATGGCATAGCTGAGGGGATTGAGGGTAGCGATAATTTGCAACCACTTGGGCATAAAAGATAAAGGAGCCAAAGCGGTGCTGGCGAATAATAGTGGCAAGTTAGAGACAAAAATGACTGCTATTAATTCTATGTGTCCCGGTAAGGCAAAAGCCAATCCCAGGCTCAACGCAGTCACACCCAAAGCCAGGAGGAAGACTATCAAAGCGATCGCACCTAACCCAGTTGCATCTGGTACACCTGCACCCAAGAATGCAGCTGCTGCCACAATTACTGCTGCTTGCAGCAAACTCTGACTAATAATAAAAATTGCCGAAGCCAGAACAATCGAATACCGTGATGCGAGGGGAGCCACTAATAAGCGATTCAAAAAACCAAACTCGCGATCAAACATCACAGGTAAACCAGCATTCAGCGCTCCACCAAAGGCTGTAAAAACAATGATACCTGCGCTTAAAAATTGGGCATAGTTTGGAGTATCACCAAATATACCTTTCGGTGCGTTTTGAAATAAAGCGCCAAATAGCACCAACCACATTACAGGCTGAATAATTCCTGCTATCAAAGTGGAAGGGCGTCTCTGCAATTGAATAAATAAGCGACGAGTCAACGCCAAAGTTTCTTGAACTAACTCACCAAAAAAATTGTGAGTAGTTTCCACGTAAGCTTTTGGTGCAGCAACTTGTTGCCAATTAAGATCCGGTTTTGGAGGTATGACAGTACCACTCATGTCAATTTTTGGTAATTGTTAGTAGTTAGTTGTTAGTAGGTAGTAGGTAGTACTTAGTAGGGGAGGCAGCGCGCCCTTGCGGAGCCAGTGCGCCCTTGCGGGTTAAGCGCGTTGTAGCACCTGACGTCGGGTTAAGCGCGTTGTAGCACCTGGCGTCGGGTTAAGCGCGTTGTAGCGACTGCCGTGCAGGTTTTGTTGATTAACTTTCGGTTACTACTGATAACTTATCTTCTAAACCCGCCCGTACAGTAGTTGGTTATTTCCCTATCTCATATTCTGTTTTTTTTCCGCCTTCGGATCGCGATTTCCTAGTGCAGCTAGTTCCGCATCCATTAGTGTGCGTCCTGTTGCTGCCAGGTAAACGTCATCTAGGCTAGGGCGAGATTGGGAAATACCAAATATAGGCAATCCAGCATGATTTAGGGCTTGCTGAATGCTTATTAAAGTGTCATTTTGTGGTGTTACCACCAAGTTAAGGGAATTGCCTTGAGCGCTATTGATAATTACTTCTTGGACAAATGGTAACGGTGCTAGTAACTCTTTGGCTTTTTCGGCTTCCTCTGGTGGTGTAAACTCTTGGATGCGTAAGGTAATGCGATCGCCTCCCACTTTATCTTTCAGTTGGGAAGGTGTGCCAGTCGCAATTACAACTCCACGATCAATGATTGCCACGCGATCGGCTAAAGCGTCAATCTCTTCTAAGTAATGGCTGGTAATCACAACCGTTGTTCCTGCTTCTCGCAGCTTTCGTAGAAATTCCCAGACGATAAAACGACTTTCAATGTCAAGCCCAACGGTTGGCTCATCTAAAACTAGTACATCCGGTGCGTGCAGTAATCCAGCAGCCAAGTCAAGGCGCTTGCGCAAACCACCTGAATAAGTACCAGTTTTTTTGTTGGCGTATTCCTGCAAACCAAGCAAACTCAGTACTGTGTCAACACGTTGTTTTGCCACTGCTGCTGGTAAGTGATAAAGTGCCGCTTGTAGTGCCAGCAGTTCGCGTCCAGTTAGAACCTTATCTGGAGCCACTTCTTGTGCTACATAACCAAGCCGTTGTCTTGCTGCTTTAGGATTATCTAACACCGAAATGCCAGATACTTCTATTTTGCCAGCATCTGGTGTGGTAAGGGTACACAAAGCACGTAAAGTAGTAGTTTTACCTGCTCCATTTGGCCCTAGTAAACCAAAAATTTCTCCTGGTTCAACCTGAAAGGAAACATCCTTAACAGCTTCAACTGAACCATAACGCTTTTTTAGATTTTCAATTAAAACGGCGGGAGCCATGACAGCTTATCCCTAACAACTATACAAATCTCAACAATGTCTACCTCTATTGTAGTTGAGTAGTGTGAGGTAAGGCGATGGCTTAGATACTGCTTTTGAGTCTTATTGACTGATTTGGGGTGAGGATATATTTGTTAAGTAATTTACTAAATCCCTTTGGCTATTAAATTCCAATAGCGCCTTAGCTAATTCCTCTAGTTGCCAAAACCTGCACGCAAGCGGATATATTTTGTCGTTCGTAGCACCAGTTGTGTAATCTAAGTAATCTAACACTTGAGTAAAGAAGCGATCGCTTTGTTATGATTACTTTCTAAATTTTGGGTTTGCCTATCTTAATAAATTTTAATCCTACTTGTAGATAGATTTATTTATATAGCTACATCGGAATTTTTGTAAATTCGTTATAGTCTATACATCACAGCACAGCCAACTAGACAACAAGCAAAGTTTCTTCTGGCGTAACTAAATGGGTTGGTAAACCTCGTTGTCGAAAAGCGCAATTGAAACTAGTAGTCGGCTCTAGCACTAAGTGTATAAATTTTTGCATTCAACCGTATGCCCACTGAACAGTTAACCAAAGAAAGCGATAATTTAGATTTAAAACAACTACTGAGAACCCTATCAGCTGTAAAAAAAGGCGACTTTTCAGCGCGAATGCCCATAGATCAAACTGGCATGGCAGGAAAAATTGCCGATGCACTCAACGATATTATTGAGCAAAATGAGCGACTAGCAGCAGAGCTACAGCGAATTGGTAACGTTGTTGGTAAAGAAGGCAAAATCTCCGAACGTGCTTCTTTGGGAAATGTACGCGGTTCTTGGTCTGCTTGTGTTACTTCTGTCAATACACTGATTACAGATTTAGTGCAGCCGACAGCGGAAACAGCACGAGTAATCCGGGCAGTGGCAAATGGCGATTTATCTCAAAGGATTGCACCAGAAATTGAAGGCAGGCCCCTCAAAGGAGAATTTTACCAAACTGCCCAAATGGTAAATACGATGGTGGATCAGCTCAATGGGTTTGCCAGTGAAGTAACGCGGGTTGCTCGTGAGGTGGGAACTGAAGGAAAACTTGGTGTGCAAGCCCAAGTGCCAGGAGTGGCTGGTACTTGGAAGGATTTAACTGATAGCGTCAACTTGATGGCAGGTAACTTGACTGCTCAAGTCCGTAATATTGCTGAAGTAACAACAGCAGTGGCAAATGGCGACCTTTCTAAGAAAATTACCGTTGATGTTAAAGGTGAGATTTTAGAGTTGAAAGATACCATTAACACAATGGTAGATCAACTCAATTCCTTTGCGTCTGAAGTCACGCGAGTTGCCCGTGAAGTAGGTATAGAAGGAAAACTCGGCGTGCAAGCAGAAGTTAGAGGTGTCGCTGGCACTTGGCGAGACTTGACAGAGTCGGTGAATATGATGGCAGGTAACTTGACTGCTCAAGTCCGTAATATTGCTGAAGTAACGACAGCTGTGGCAAATGGTGACCTCTCAAAGAAGATTACTGTTAATGTCAAGGGTGAAATTTTAGAGTTGAAAAACACCGTGAACATCATGGTGGATCAGCTCAATTCCTTTGCGTCTGAGGTAACGCGGGTTGCACGGGAAGTAGGTGCAGAAGGAAAACTCGGTGGTCAAGCAGAAGTCAAGGGTGTAGCTGGTACATGGAAAGACTTGACTGACAGCGTGAACTTTATGGCGGGTTCTCTGACTGCACAAGTGCGCAATATTGCTGAAGTAACGACAGCCGTGGCCAATGGTGACCTTTCCAAGAAAATCACTGTCGATGTCAAAGGCGAAATTTTGGAGTTGAAGAACACCATTAATACAATGGTGGATCAGCTCAATTCCTTTGCTTCTGAGGTAACGCGGGTAGCTCGTGAGGTGGGAACCGAAGGTAAGCTTGGCGTGCAAGCCCAAGTGCCAGGTGTTGCTGGCACGTGGAAGGACTTGACCGACAGTGTGAACATGATGGCAGGAAATTTGACAGGACAAGTCCGTAATATTGCGGAAGTTGCTACAGCAATTGCCAACGGTGATCTCTCCAAGAAAATTACTGTCGATGTTAAAGGCGAAATTTTTGAACTCAAAAACACCATTAATATCATGGTGGATCAGCTTGGTTCCTTCGCTTCTGAGGTAACGCGGGTTGCACGGGAGGTAGGTTCTGAAGGTAAACTTGGCGTACAAGCAGATGTCAGAGGTGTAGCAGGTACTTGGAAAGACTTGACCGATAGTGTGAACTTCATGGCGGGCTCTTTGACAGCACAGGTACGCAACATTGCCGAAGTGACGACAGCAGTAGCAAATGGCGATTTATCCAAGAAAATCACCGTTGATGTTAAAGGTGAAATTTTAGAACTCAAAAACACCATTAACACAATGGTGGATCAGCTTAACTCCTTTGCTGGTGAAGTGACGCGAGTTGCCCGCGAAGTAGGCGCAGAAGGTAAGCTGGGCGTGCAAGCGGAAGTGAAGGGTGTTGCTGGTACGTGGAAGGACTTGACTGACAGTGTAAACTTCATGGCGGGTTCTTTAACAGCACAGGTACGCAACATAGCTGAAGTGACGACAGCAGTGGCAAATGGTGACCTTTCCAAGAAAATCACCGTTGATGTCAAGGGTGAGATTTTAGAACTCAAAAACACCATTAACACAATGGTGGATCAGCTTAGTTCTTTCGCTTCTGAAGTAACGCGGGTAGCCCGTGAAGTGGGAACCGAAGGAAAACTTGGTGTGCAAGCTGAGGTTAAAGGTGTTGCAGGTACTTGGAAAGACTTGACCGGTGCAGTAAATATGATGGCGGGTAACCTCACCGATCAAGTGCGCAGTATTGCAGAAGTTGCTACAGCAATCGCTAACGGTGATCTTTCCAAGAAAATTACGGTACAAGTAAAAGGTGAAATTCTGGAGTTGAAAAGCACCATTAATATTATGGTGGATCAGCTCAATTCCTTTGCTTCTGAGGTAACGCGGGTTGCACGGGAGGTAGGTTCTGAAGGTAAACTTGGCGTACAAGCAGATGTCAGAGGTGTTGCCGGCACTTGGAAAGATTTAACCGACAGCGTTAACTTTATGGCTGGTTCTTTGACAGCACAGGTGCGTAACATTGCCGCAGTGACAACAGCAGTGGCAAATGGTGACCTTTCCAAGAAAATCACCGTTGATGTCAAGGGTGAGATTTTAGAACTTAAAAACACTATCAACACGATGGTGGATCAGCTTAACTCCTTTGCTTCTGAGGTAACGCGGGTTGCACGGGAGGTAGGAACTGAAGGTAAACTCGGTGTCCAAGCAGAAGTCAAGGGTGTTGCTGGCACTTGGAAGGACTTGACAGACAGCGTGAATATGATGGCTGGAAATTTGACATCGCAAGTCCGTAATATTGCTGAAGTTGCGACGGCAGTGGCGAATGGTGATCTTTCTAAGAAAATCACTGTTGATGTCAAAGGTGAGATTTTGGAGTTAAAAAACACCATAAACACGATGGTGGATCAGCTTAACTCCTTTGCTTCTGAGGTAACGCGGGTTGCACGGGAGGTAGGAACCGAAGGTAAACTTGGCGTGCAAGCTTATGTGCGGGGTGTTGCTGGCACGTGGAAAGATTTAACCGATAACGTTAACTCGATGGCAGGCAACCTGACGGCACAGGTGCGCAACATTGCTGAAGTGACGAAGGCGGTGGCAAATGGTGACCTTTCTAAGAAAATCACTGTTGATGTCAAAGGTGAAATTTTCGAGTTGAAAAATACTATCAATGTAATGGTAGATCAACTTAGTTCCTTTGCATCAGAAGTAACGCGGGTTGCACGGGAGGTAGGAACTGAAGGAAAACTTGGCGGACAAGCCCAGGTTCAAGGTGTAGCTGGAACATGGAAAGATTTGACCGACAATGTGAACTCGATGGCGAGTAACTTGACGGCACAGGTGCGAGGCATTGCCAAGGTGGTGACAGCAGTTGCTAACGGTGATTTGAAGCGGAAACTGATGCTGGATGCCAAGGGCGAAATCGAGGCTTTGGCAGAAACAATCAATGAAATGATTGATACACTGGCGACTTTTGCTAATCAAGTCACCACAGTGGCGCGGGAAGTAGGGATTGAAGGTAAGTTAGGCGGGCAAGCCAAAGTACCGGGGGCTGCTGGTACCTGGAAAGATTTAACCGATAACGTCAACGAACTAGCTGCCACACTAACTACTCAGTTGCGGACGATCGCCGAAGTGGCAACTGCCGTTACTAAGGGTGACTTGACACGTTCAATTTCCGTTGAAGCTCAAGGTGAAGTAGCCATCCTCAAAGACAACATCAACCAGATGATTGCCAACCTGCGAGAAACAACGCAGAAAAATACCGAACAAGACTGGTTGAAAACGAACCTGGCTAAGTTCACTCGGATGCTACAAGGGCAGCGCGATTTAGAAACTGTATCTAAACTAATTCTCTCGGAGTTGGCACCACTGGTGGGTGCATCTCATGGCG
Coding sequences within it:
- a CDS encoding HMA2 domain-containing protein; amino-acid sequence: MPVQSPKVDYQVVHAIAGRIRIKIPRLKIDPDYSDRLQQIVKSLDVVTDVRVNAANASIVVQYNSAEIENKVMQTELATCIQQADVEPGTATTEQNDVVIEDVSPATEQPQEDVAEATNKSAGIQLTEEYLSQIDDQFPINVDLENKLFEIGIPAIQILQPLNAELDKFAAEHQKNTDLQRIKLNLEAFLREGGFLINGKAHGKFRETFIVNPITRKKHHTPWMSIAAVGIAELDATVIDETINVNLTKLKVSGDSGKWYKELVKYAFEYLFKTKLVAKINDTLSKIDGAKVQQLFFQLKGNEKVRAKTQKLGLTPEKLDELLELVEVNARISPDYLWLYVQL
- a CDS encoding Npun_F0494 family protein, producing MPAVDSQSQETLIYPRNTIERAKRSLLCSPFNLNLFAAMVSERVALKEIIGNSGVRNGYTKRPLSELAAENNLVWLIQVGVLRREVDGQGITDSFRLTPVGRQVVKECQSQPCPTPNWSDRLSDAMIRWFRLPF
- a CDS encoding peroxiredoxin encodes the protein MPLAVGTDAPAFTAKDTNGNTVSLSDFKGKTVVLYFYPKDDTPGCTKQACSFRDATEEYKSKDIVVLGVSADDEASHQAFTQKYNLNFPLLADTDKTLIKAYDVDGGGYAKRVTYVIDGNGKITHVDSNVNTPTHASDVLAAVGL
- a CDS encoding ABC transporter permease; this encodes MSGTVIPPKPDLNWQQVAAPKAYVETTHNFFGELVQETLALTRRLFIQLQRRPSTLIAGIIQPVMWLVLFGALFQNAPKGIFGDTPNYAQFLSAGIIVFTAFGGALNAGLPVMFDREFGFLNRLLVAPLASRYSIVLASAIFIISQSLLQAAVIVAAAAFLGAGVPDATGLGAIALIVFLLALGVTALSLGLAFALPGHIELIAVIFVSNLPLLFASTALAPLSFMPKWLQIIATLNPLSYAIEPIRYLYLHKDWGLNSVVMHAFWGDVTFGSTILVLLGFAVFALLIIQPRLRQTLS
- a CDS encoding ABC transporter ATP-binding protein, with the protein product MAPAVLIENLKKRYGSVEAVKDVSFQVEPGEIFGLLGPNGAGKTTTLRALCTLTTPDAGKIEVSGISVLDNPKAARQRLGYVAQEVAPDKVLTGRELLALQAALYHLPAAVAKQRVDTVLSLLGLQEYANKKTGTYSGGLRKRLDLAAGLLHAPDVLVLDEPTVGLDIESRFIVWEFLRKLREAGTTVVITSHYLEEIDALADRVAIIDRGVVIATGTPSQLKDKVGGDRITLRIQEFTPPEEAEKAKELLAPLPFVQEVIINSAQGNSLNLVVTPQNDTLISIQQALNHAGLPIFGISQSRPSLDDVYLAATGRTLMDAELAALGNRDPKAEKKQNMR
- a CDS encoding HAMP domain-containing protein, with product MPTEQLTKESDNLDLKQLLRTLSAVKKGDFSARMPIDQTGMAGKIADALNDIIEQNERLAAELQRIGNVVGKEGKISERASLGNVRGSWSACVTSVNTLITDLVQPTAETARVIRAVANGDLSQRIAPEIEGRPLKGEFYQTAQMVNTMVDQLNGFASEVTRVAREVGTEGKLGVQAQVPGVAGTWKDLTDSVNLMAGNLTAQVRNIAEVTTAVANGDLSKKITVDVKGEILELKDTINTMVDQLNSFASEVTRVAREVGIEGKLGVQAEVRGVAGTWRDLTESVNMMAGNLTAQVRNIAEVTTAVANGDLSKKITVNVKGEILELKNTVNIMVDQLNSFASEVTRVAREVGAEGKLGGQAEVKGVAGTWKDLTDSVNFMAGSLTAQVRNIAEVTTAVANGDLSKKITVDVKGEILELKNTINTMVDQLNSFASEVTRVAREVGTEGKLGVQAQVPGVAGTWKDLTDSVNMMAGNLTGQVRNIAEVATAIANGDLSKKITVDVKGEIFELKNTINIMVDQLGSFASEVTRVAREVGSEGKLGVQADVRGVAGTWKDLTDSVNFMAGSLTAQVRNIAEVTTAVANGDLSKKITVDVKGEILELKNTINTMVDQLNSFAGEVTRVAREVGAEGKLGVQAEVKGVAGTWKDLTDSVNFMAGSLTAQVRNIAEVTTAVANGDLSKKITVDVKGEILELKNTINTMVDQLSSFASEVTRVAREVGTEGKLGVQAEVKGVAGTWKDLTGAVNMMAGNLTDQVRSIAEVATAIANGDLSKKITVQVKGEILELKSTINIMVDQLNSFASEVTRVAREVGSEGKLGVQADVRGVAGTWKDLTDSVNFMAGSLTAQVRNIAAVTTAVANGDLSKKITVDVKGEILELKNTINTMVDQLNSFASEVTRVAREVGTEGKLGVQAEVKGVAGTWKDLTDSVNMMAGNLTSQVRNIAEVATAVANGDLSKKITVDVKGEILELKNTINTMVDQLNSFASEVTRVAREVGTEGKLGVQAYVRGVAGTWKDLTDNVNSMAGNLTAQVRNIAEVTKAVANGDLSKKITVDVKGEIFELKNTINVMVDQLSSFASEVTRVAREVGTEGKLGGQAQVQGVAGTWKDLTDNVNSMASNLTAQVRGIAKVVTAVANGDLKRKLMLDAKGEIEALAETINEMIDTLATFANQVTTVAREVGIEGKLGGQAKVPGAAGTWKDLTDNVNELAATLTTQLRTIAEVATAVTKGDLTRSISVEAQGEVAILKDNINQMIANLRETTQKNTEQDWLKTNLAKFTRMLQGQRDLETVSKLILSELAPLVGASHGVFYIVEAAETPAFLKLLSSYAYRERKHLANRFYLGEGLVGQCALEKERILLTEVPHNYIKISSGLGEATPLNVVVLPVLFEGQVTAVIELASFQRFSEIHLTFFDQLTESIAIVLNTIAASMRTEELLKQSQSLAEELQIQQNELRETNKRLEQQAQTLKSSEDLLKNQQEELQKTNAELEEKAELLAQQNKEVERKNQEIEQARLSLEEKAEQLALSSKYKSEFLANMSHELRTPLNSLLILAKLLADNVDANLTDKQVEYSRTIYSAGNDLLSLINDILDLAKIESGTMSIDMEQMRLSDLQEHIERNFRQFAQDKGLNFTIELAPELPKTIYTDAKRLQQVLKNLLANAFKFTERGEVNLRIFEAKQGWSSDRQTLTNAPWVIALAVKDTGIGIAPEKQKIIFEAFQQADGTTSRKYGGTGLGLSISREITYLLGGEIKLTSSLGEGSTFTLYLPQPGGDKGEKQTSRQADKQTSRQAEEFSLTLPLSPTPLIDDRDNIAQGDRVLLIVEDDVKFARILLEMARQHEFKGIVAQTGNAGLALAGEYQPAAIILDIRLPGMDGWTVLDRLKHDPNTRHIPVHIMTVEEGRQRSLQQGAIAYLQKPINSEVLHQALTKIKGFVERRVKNLLIVEDDENQRQSIIELIGNSDVATTAVSTGSEALAAIASQHYDCLVLDLGLPDMDGFELIEQIKSSPHGEALPIVIYTGREITKAQETQLRRLAETIIVKDVRSPERLFDETALFLHRVQAQLPAPKRLMLEQLQNSDSLLAGKKVLIVDDDVRNIFALTSVLERYQMQILYAENGNDGIEVLQHNPDINVVLMDIMMPEMDGYETTRRIRQLPEFKSLPIIALTAKAMQGDREKCISAGASDYITKPVDTEQLLSLLRVWLYR